In Bradyrhizobium sp. 195, the sequence AGGTCTGCTCCTAACTCCCCGGCGAGCTTGAGATCGCAGCCGCCGCAGGCCTGTAAGTTGGCGTGGCGGGCCGCGTCCCTGACCGGCGCGATGTCGAGCACCTGGAACCTGCCGGAATCCGTCAATTCCTTGCGGAGCTGCTCGCTGATGCGCACGAGCCGCGCCTCTTCGGGCCTGGAGCCGTAGAACTCGCCGGGCAGGCTCGTGTCGATCAGCTCGAAATCGAACACTGCGAGTTTCGGCGGGTCGGCGCGCGCGACCGACCCCGTCAACAGCAAAGCGGCGAAACATATCAGCGCTCGCATGATCGTGATTCCAGTCCTCATGCGCGCGGGGACGAAATGCGGGGTTGCATGCCCTGACAAATTGGTCATGCTTTAGCAGAGACAATTCTCTACCGGCGGTCAAGCGGGGGAGAGCGCCTGGAGGAAACATGATCCGATGGTTGGCCGGTCTGATCGGCTTTGGTCTCGCTGCGACGAGCGCGCTCGCGGCGGAGCCTGCCCTGATCGGCGTCGGCTATCTCGGCGTCGCCGGTACCAGATCGACGCTGTCGCTGGTCGATCAGCCCGCGGAGAATGACGGCCTCGCCGGCGCGCGCCTCGCGATCGAGGACAACAACACCACCGGGAAATTTCTGGGTCAGCGCTTTGCCCTGGAAGAGCGCCGCATCAAGGAAGGCGAGGATCCGGTGCAGGCCGCGACCGCGCTCGCGGAGAAGAACGGCTTCATCATCGCTGACCTGCCCGCCGATGCGCTGCTGAAAGTCTCGGACGCCCTGCGCGAGCGCGGCACGTTGCTGTTCAATACGGGCGCGATCGACGAGCGGCTGCGCGAGGCCGATTGCCGCGCCAATGTCATCCACACCGCGCCGACGCGCGCGATGCTGGCCGATGCGCTCGGGCAATATCTCGTTTGGAAGAAGTGGTCACGCTGGCTGCTGGTGGTCGGCTCGCATGACGAGGACAAGCTGTTCGCCGAAGCACTGAGGCGCACCGCCACGCGGTTCGGCGCCAAGATCGTGCAGGAGAAGACTTTCGAGGACAAAGGCGGCGCGCGACGCACCGACAGCGGCGTCACGCTGATCCAGCGCCAGATGCCGGTGTTCACGCAAGGCGCACCCGCTTACGACGTGCTGGTCGCCGCCGACGAGAGCGAGGTATTCGCGGCCTATCTGCCCTACCGCACCTGGGATCCACGGCCCGTTGCGGGCTCGGCCGGGCTCGTGCCGCGCAGCTGGGACGCGGCACAGGACCAGTGGGGCGCGATCCAGATGCAGAACCGCTTCATGAAGCTGAATTCGCGGCGCATGACCGCGCTCGACATGCAGGCCTGGACCGCCGCCCGAATGATCGGCGAAGCCACCTCGCGCACCAATTCCGGCGACGTCAAGAAGGTGACGGACTTCATCAAGGGCCCGGACTTCTCGGTCGCCGCCTTCAAGGGCACGCGATTGACCTTACGCGACTGGAATTGGCAGCTGCGTCAGCCGATCCTGCTGGTCGACGGCCGCATGGTGGTGTCGGTGTCGCCGCAGGAGGGATTCCTGCACCAGGTCTCCGAGCTCGACACGCTGGGCTATGATCGTCCGGAGAGCAAATGCAAGTTGAAATGAGCATTGTGAGATGAGTTCAAGCTGTCACGGCGACGACGCTGCGCCCCCTCCCCCGCTTGCGGGGGAGGGTTGGGGAGAGGGTGTCTCCGCTCGCGAGAACCCCCAAGAGGAGAAAACCCTCACCCGTATCGCATCTTTCGATGCGATACGACCTCCCCCGCAAGCGGGGGAGGTGAAGACCGCCCGCGGACAGAGATCGCACATGCTAAGAGCAGCGTTGCTTATGGCTCTGGCGACAACCGCAGCGCCCGCGCATGCGTTCATCGCCTATGTCTCGAACGAGAAGAGCAATACGGTGACGGTGATCGACACCGACAGCTGGACCGTGACCAAGACCATCAAGGTCGGCCAGCGCCCGCGCGGCATCGATTTCACACGGGACGGCAAGTTCGTGATGGTCGCGGTCGGCGACGACGACACCATTCAGGTGATCGACGCCAAGACGCAGAGCGTGGTGGACAGCCTGCCCTCCGGACCCGACCCGGAATTGTTCGCCCAGGATGCCGCCGGCAAGATCCTCTACGTCGCCAACGAGAACGACAACACGGTGACCGTGATCGACCTCGAGAAGCGCACGCGGCTCGGCGACATCCAGGTCGGCGTCGAGCCCGAGGGCATGACCATCAGCCCCGACGGCAAGACGCTGATCAACACCTCGGAAACGACCAACATGGCGCATTTCATCGACACCTCGTCGCGCCAGATCGTCGCCAACGTGCTGGTCGATGCGCGGCCGCGCTTTGCCGAGTTCAAGCACGATTCTTCGGAAGTGTGGGTGTCCTCCGAGATCGGCGGCACCGTCTCGGTGATCGACCCGAAAAAGCACGAGGTGATCGGCAAGGTCACGTTCGAGATTCCTGGCCTGCGGAAAGAGGCGATCCAGCCGGTCGGCATCGGCATGACCAAGGACGACAAGACCGCCTTCATCGCCCTCGGGCCGGCCAACCGCATCGCCGTGGTCGATGTCGCCTCGCGCAAGGTGACGAAATATCTCCTGGTCGGCCAGCGGGTCTGGCACATGGCGTTCACGCCCGATGAAAAATATCTGCTGACCACCAACGGCGTATCGAACGACGTTTCGGTCATCGACGTCGCCGCGCAAAAGGTGATCAAGACCATTCAGGTCGGCGAACTGCCCTGGGGCATCACGATCGCGCCATGACCAGCCCTGCTCCGATTCCCGAACCACAGGAGGCGCCGAGGCTGGAAGCGGCCGCGGCGCCGGCGCTGTCGATCGACGGCGTCAGCCATGCCTATGGGCCGCGCCGCGCGTTGATCGACGTCTCCTTCAACGTGCAGCCGGCGAGCTTTACGGCCCTGCTCGGCCTCAACGGCGCCGGCAAGAGCACGCTGTTCTCGCTGATCACGCGCTTGT encodes:
- a CDS encoding DUF3280 domain-containing protein, whose product is MTNLSGHATPHFVPARMRTGITIMRALICFAALLLTGSVARADPPKLAVFDFELIDTSLPGEFYGSRPEEARLVRISEQLRKELTDSGRFQVLDIAPVRDAARHANLQACGGCDLKLAGELGADLEITGMVQKVSNLIINLNIYLRDVKTGNMIAAASADMRGNTDEAWTRTMSYLIRNRLLAPNYGKRE
- a CDS encoding ABC transporter substrate-binding protein → MIRWLAGLIGFGLAATSALAAEPALIGVGYLGVAGTRSTLSLVDQPAENDGLAGARLAIEDNNTTGKFLGQRFALEERRIKEGEDPVQAATALAEKNGFIIADLPADALLKVSDALRERGTLLFNTGAIDERLREADCRANVIHTAPTRAMLADALGQYLVWKKWSRWLLVVGSHDEDKLFAEALRRTATRFGAKIVQEKTFEDKGGARRTDSGVTLIQRQMPVFTQGAPAYDVLVAADESEVFAAYLPYRTWDPRPVAGSAGLVPRSWDAAQDQWGAIQMQNRFMKLNSRRMTALDMQAWTAARMIGEATSRTNSGDVKKVTDFIKGPDFSVAAFKGTRLTLRDWNWQLRQPILLVDGRMVVSVSPQEGFLHQVSELDTLGYDRPESKCKLK
- a CDS encoding YVTN family beta-propeller repeat protein, which gives rise to MALATTAAPAHAFIAYVSNEKSNTVTVIDTDSWTVTKTIKVGQRPRGIDFTRDGKFVMVAVGDDDTIQVIDAKTQSVVDSLPSGPDPELFAQDAAGKILYVANENDNTVTVIDLEKRTRLGDIQVGVEPEGMTISPDGKTLINTSETTNMAHFIDTSSRQIVANVLVDARPRFAEFKHDSSEVWVSSEIGGTVSVIDPKKHEVIGKVTFEIPGLRKEAIQPVGIGMTKDDKTAFIALGPANRIAVVDVASRKVTKYLLVGQRVWHMAFTPDEKYLLTTNGVSNDVSVIDVAAQKVIKTIQVGELPWGITIAP